The nucleotide window GATAGAATGGGATGGGGTTGATTTGCAGTAGAAAATCATGGAATTTGACAGtaaatgcaataaataataaattaaaatgagttGGAGTGCTTTTCTAAAAGGGGCCTAGCAGAATGGCTCCTGCAAAGAAGGGTGGCAAGAAGAAAGGCCATTCTGCCATCAATGAGGTGGCGACTGGAGAAGACACCGTCAACATTCCCAAGCACATCCATGGAGTGGATTTCAAGAAATGTGCCACTCAGGCCCTCAAACAGATCTGGAGATTTGCCATGAAGGAGATGGGAACTCCAGATGTGTGCATTGACACCAGGTTTGACAAAGGTGCCTGGGCCAAAGGAATGAGGAATATTCCCTATTGTTTCTGTGTGCAGTTGCCCAGAAAACATAACAAGGATGAAGACCCACCAAACCAGCTCTATACGTTGGTTACCTATGTATCTGTCACCACCTTCAAAATTGACTGAGAGTTAACGTGGATGAGAACTAACGACTGATTGTCAAGTAAAgacaacagcaaaataaacacataaataaaatcagatgagGTAAGATGAACTATGGAATAGAATGGAATCAAAAGGAATATGGGgagggaataaatgaaatatacgGTGGTGTGGAATGACTAGGTGTGAAATATACTATGGAATGCaaacagaatgaaatgaaatgggcTAGAACAGACTGGGATATAAAACATACCGTTATGTCAAAATTTCGAAATGGGATGCAGAATGCAATACAATGGGATGGACTTTTTCATTAAATGGTTTTGACATATAGATAAGCAATTTGTTTAATTGGCATGAAAATAATTAGCAGACTCAGGAAATTGCCATCATAATTCTAGTCCAGATGATTAGAAACTTAGGGACCTAAACTTAGGACCTAAAAAAGCTTTGTGCCTTCCTTGAATTATTCTGTGGATGGTCATCTACCTTATGATTATGGCACACAACTGGCACTCTGTAGTAACAACAACCAATAATAGTGTCGCCTCTGCTAAACCCCTTGtatgtgttatttcttttaattctcacaTCGGTCAAATCGGATAAGTCCTGTTTTGATCTCCATTTACAGATAGGGAAATGGAGGCACCAGTTTAACCTACTTGCCCAAGCTGAGAGGTACTGGAATCAGAATTACACCAAGGTGGTTAGGCTGGAGCTCCTGTGTGCTGACCCAGTACACAAACCACTTCTCACCACGTCAGGGACTCATAACCTATGACACTGCATGTAGAAATATTAGGATTGGTATAAACTGTATTCTAGCCACTAAATGTCACCTACAAAAAGACCGGAAAACTTGGCGGAGGCACTGCTCTGATACAAG belongs to Ailuropoda melanoleuca isolate Jingjing chromosome 9, ASM200744v2, whole genome shotgun sequence and includes:
- the LOC100465891 gene encoding 60S ribosomal protein L31-like; translation: MAPAKKGGKKKGHSAINEVATGEDTVNIPKHIHGVDFKKCATQALKQIWRFAMKEMGTPDVCIDTRFDKGAWAKGMRNIPYCFCVQLPRKHNKDEDPPNQLYTLVTYVSVTTFKID